A window of the Gossypium hirsutum isolate 1008001.06 chromosome A03, Gossypium_hirsutum_v2.1, whole genome shotgun sequence genome harbors these coding sequences:
- the LOC121202913 gene encoding phosphomethylpyrimidine synthase, chloroplastic isoform X1, with product MASVHASFTSVVCKNGNHSAPSRFPCTTFLPGFDVVGRVSNACKKEICPSMSSGPKATLTFDPPTTNSEKSKQKKHTINPASPDFMPLPSFEECFPKSSKECREVIHEESGHVLKVPFRRVHLTGDVPNFDTYDTSGPQNINPRIGLPKLRKGWVDRREKLGAPRYTQMYYAKQGIITEEMLYCATREKLDPEFVRSEVARGRAIIPSNKKHLELEPMIVGRNFLVKVNANIGNSAVASSIEEEVYKVQWATMWGADTVMDLSTGRHIHETREWILRNSAVPVGTVPIYQALEKVNGIAEDLCWEVFRDTLIEQAEQGVDYFTIHAGVLLRYIPLTAKRMTGIVSRGGSIHAKWCLAYHKENFAYEHWDDILDICNQYDVALSIGDGLRPGSIYDANDTAQFAELLTQGELTRRAWEKDVQVMNEGPGHIPMHKIPENMQKQLEWCNEAPFYTLGPLTTDIAPGYDHITSAIGAANIGALGTALLCYVTPKEHLGLPNRDDVKAGVIAYKIAAHAADLAKGHPHAQAWDDTLSKARFEFRWMDQFALSLDPMTAMSFHDETLPSEGAKVAHFCSMCGPKFCSMKITEDVRKYAEEHGYGNPEEAMQHGMDAMSAEFLAAKKTVSGEQHGEVGGEIYLPASYVNSSDRLT from the exons ATGGCATCGGTGCATGCTAGCTTCACATCAGTTGTATGCAAGAATGGCAACCATTCTGCTCCTTCAAGGTTTCCTTGTACGACCTTCTTACCCGGCTTTGATGTGGTTGGCCGTGTTTCAAATGCTTGTAAGAAGGAAATATGCCCTTCTATGAGTTCAGGTCCTAAAGCCACATTAACTTTTGATCCTCCAACAACCAATTCAGAGAAAAGCAAACAGAAGAAGCATACCATAAATCCTGCTTCCCCTGATTTTATGCCACTTCCATCATTTGAAGAATGTTTCCCAAAGAGCTCAAAAGAATGCAG GGAGGTTATTCATGAAGAATCTGGCCATGTACTCAAGGTTCCCTTTCGAAGGGTTCATTTGACTGGAGATGTGCCAAACTTCGACACATATGACACCAGTGGTCCTCAAAACATCAATCCACGCATTG GACTCCCTAAATTGCGCAAGGGCTGGGTTGACAGACGGGAAAAACTGGGTGCACCTAGATACACTCAGATGTACTATGCTAAGCAGGGAATCATTACTGAGGAAATGTTATATTGTGCTACTCGTGAGAAGCTTGACCCAGAATTTGTTAGGTCAGAGGTTGCCCGTGGGAGGGCGATCATTCCTTCCAACAAAAAGCACTTAGAGCTGGAACCAATGATAGTTGGACGAAACTTTTTGGTCAAAGTAAATGCAAATATTGGAAACTCAGCCGTTGCAAGTTCAATTGAGGAGGAAGTTTACAAGGTCCAATGGGCAACAATGTGGGGTGCTGATACTGTTATGGATCTCTCAACTGGGCGCCACATTCATGAAACCCGTGAATGGATCCTACGTAACTCTGCTGTGCCTGTTGGGACCGTGCCAATCTATCAAGCACTTGAAAAAGTCAATGGAATTGCTGAAGATCTTTGTTGGGAAGTCTTCAGGGACACCCTGATTGAGCAAGCTGAGCAGGGTGTAGATTACTTCACAATCCATGCTGGGGTACTGCTGCGGTACATTCCCTTAACAGCAAAACGGATGACAGGAATAGTTTCTCGAGGAGGATCTATTCATGCAAAATGGTGCCTGGCGTACCATAAGGAGAATTTTGCTTATGAGCATTGGGATGACATACTTGATATCTGCAACCAATATGATGTGGCGCTTTCAATCGGGGATGGACTAAGACCTGGATCCATATATGATGCCAATGACACTGCACAGTTTGCTGAGCTTTTAACCCAAGGGGAACTGACTCGTAGGGCTTGGGAAAAGGATGTACAG GTAATGAATGAAGGACCTGGACACATCCCAATGCACAAAATTCCAGAAAATATGCAAAAGCAGCTTGAGTGGTGCAATGAAGCACCTTTCTATACCCTTGGTCCTTTGACAACTGATATTGCTCCTGGATACGATCATATCACTTCTGCAATTGGTGCAGCCAATATTGGGGCTCTTGGCACAGCACTTCTGTGTTATGTAACTCCAAAGGAGCACCTTGGGTTGCCAAACAGAGATGATGTAAAGGCTGGTGTAATAGCTTATAAGATAGCCGCCCATGCTGCTGATTTAGCCAAGGGTCATCCTCATGCTCAGGCGTGGGATGATACATTAAGCAAGGCTAGATTTGAGTTCCGATGGATGGACCAGTTTGCATTGTCACTGGACcccatgactgccatgtccttcCATGACGAAACCCTGCCATCCGAAGGTGCCAAAGTGGCTCACTTTTGCTCCATGTGTGGACCGAAGTTTTGCTCAATGAAGATAACAGAGGATGTTCGAAAGTACGCTGAGGAGCATGGTTACGGGAACCCCGAGGAAGCTATGCAACATGGGATGGATGCTATGAGTGCTGAATTCCTGGCTGCTAAGAAAACAGTTAGCGGTGAACAACATGGTGAAGTTGGTGGGGAAATCTACCTGCCCGCCAGTTATGTGAACTCTTCTGACAG GCTTACATGA
- the LOC121202913 gene encoding phosphomethylpyrimidine synthase, chloroplastic isoform X2 — MASVHASFTSVVCKNGNHSAPSRFPCTTFLPGFDVVGRVSNACKKEICPSMSSGPKATLTFDPPTTNSEKSKQKKHTINPASPDFMPLPSFEECFPKSSKECREVIHEESGHVLKVPFRRVHLTGDVPNFDTYDTSGPQNINPRIGLPKLRKGWVDRREKLGAPRYTQMYYAKQGIITEEMLYCATREKLDPEFVRSEVARGRAIIPSNKKHLELEPMIVGRNFLVKVNANIGNSAVASSIEEEVYKVQWATMWGADTVMDLSTGRHIHETREWILRNSAVPVGTVPIYQALEKVNGIAEDLCWEVFRDTLIEQAEQGVDYFTIHAGVLLRYIPLTAKRMTGIVSRGGSIHAKWCLAYHKENFAYEHWDDILDICNQYDVALSIGDGLRPGSIYDANDTAQFAELLTQGELTRRAWEKDVQVMNEGPGHIPMHKIPENMQKQLEWCNEAPFYTLGPLTTDIAPGYDHITSAIGAANIGALGTALLCYVTPKEHLGLPNRDDVKAGVIAYKIAAHAADLAKGHPHAQAWDDTLSKARFEFRWMDQFALSLDPMTAMSFHDETLPSEGAKVAHFCSMCGPKFCSMKITEDVRKYAEEHGYGNPEEAMQHGMDAMSAEFLAAKKTVSGEQHGEVGGEIYLPASYVNSSDR; from the exons ATGGCATCGGTGCATGCTAGCTTCACATCAGTTGTATGCAAGAATGGCAACCATTCTGCTCCTTCAAGGTTTCCTTGTACGACCTTCTTACCCGGCTTTGATGTGGTTGGCCGTGTTTCAAATGCTTGTAAGAAGGAAATATGCCCTTCTATGAGTTCAGGTCCTAAAGCCACATTAACTTTTGATCCTCCAACAACCAATTCAGAGAAAAGCAAACAGAAGAAGCATACCATAAATCCTGCTTCCCCTGATTTTATGCCACTTCCATCATTTGAAGAATGTTTCCCAAAGAGCTCAAAAGAATGCAG GGAGGTTATTCATGAAGAATCTGGCCATGTACTCAAGGTTCCCTTTCGAAGGGTTCATTTGACTGGAGATGTGCCAAACTTCGACACATATGACACCAGTGGTCCTCAAAACATCAATCCACGCATTG GACTCCCTAAATTGCGCAAGGGCTGGGTTGACAGACGGGAAAAACTGGGTGCACCTAGATACACTCAGATGTACTATGCTAAGCAGGGAATCATTACTGAGGAAATGTTATATTGTGCTACTCGTGAGAAGCTTGACCCAGAATTTGTTAGGTCAGAGGTTGCCCGTGGGAGGGCGATCATTCCTTCCAACAAAAAGCACTTAGAGCTGGAACCAATGATAGTTGGACGAAACTTTTTGGTCAAAGTAAATGCAAATATTGGAAACTCAGCCGTTGCAAGTTCAATTGAGGAGGAAGTTTACAAGGTCCAATGGGCAACAATGTGGGGTGCTGATACTGTTATGGATCTCTCAACTGGGCGCCACATTCATGAAACCCGTGAATGGATCCTACGTAACTCTGCTGTGCCTGTTGGGACCGTGCCAATCTATCAAGCACTTGAAAAAGTCAATGGAATTGCTGAAGATCTTTGTTGGGAAGTCTTCAGGGACACCCTGATTGAGCAAGCTGAGCAGGGTGTAGATTACTTCACAATCCATGCTGGGGTACTGCTGCGGTACATTCCCTTAACAGCAAAACGGATGACAGGAATAGTTTCTCGAGGAGGATCTATTCATGCAAAATGGTGCCTGGCGTACCATAAGGAGAATTTTGCTTATGAGCATTGGGATGACATACTTGATATCTGCAACCAATATGATGTGGCGCTTTCAATCGGGGATGGACTAAGACCTGGATCCATATATGATGCCAATGACACTGCACAGTTTGCTGAGCTTTTAACCCAAGGGGAACTGACTCGTAGGGCTTGGGAAAAGGATGTACAG GTAATGAATGAAGGACCTGGACACATCCCAATGCACAAAATTCCAGAAAATATGCAAAAGCAGCTTGAGTGGTGCAATGAAGCACCTTTCTATACCCTTGGTCCTTTGACAACTGATATTGCTCCTGGATACGATCATATCACTTCTGCAATTGGTGCAGCCAATATTGGGGCTCTTGGCACAGCACTTCTGTGTTATGTAACTCCAAAGGAGCACCTTGGGTTGCCAAACAGAGATGATGTAAAGGCTGGTGTAATAGCTTATAAGATAGCCGCCCATGCTGCTGATTTAGCCAAGGGTCATCCTCATGCTCAGGCGTGGGATGATACATTAAGCAAGGCTAGATTTGAGTTCCGATGGATGGACCAGTTTGCATTGTCACTGGACcccatgactgccatgtccttcCATGACGAAACCCTGCCATCCGAAGGTGCCAAAGTGGCTCACTTTTGCTCCATGTGTGGACCGAAGTTTTGCTCAATGAAGATAACAGAGGATGTTCGAAAGTACGCTGAGGAGCATGGTTACGGGAACCCCGAGGAAGCTATGCAACATGGGATGGATGCTATGAGTGCTGAATTCCTGGCTGCTAAGAAAACAGTTAGCGGTGAACAACATGGTGAAGTTGGTGGGGAAATCTACCTGCCCGCCAGTTATGTGAACTCTTCTGACAGGTGA